The window ATAACCACAGGTCTGTGCTGCAGCTCCAGTGCCTCCTGTTGGTACAGAGAGGACAATGCAGACGGGGAGCCCAGCATCATCCAGAGAACTGGCCGTACCACAGACGAGTCATTAAGAGTAAGATTATATCCCAGATTCCACTCTTGGTTGTTCCAAAGCCGTCTATGAAGCATCACCTGATGCCCGCACAGAATACAAATCATTACAAAACAGCCAAGTACGGCCTTAGAGATTGACACAACAGTGccaagtgtgtgtgagaggcaAACACAAGCCCTTACTTCTAGTTGCCCCTGACTTAGACTGGCCACTCCATGAGCtctttcactgagaaacacaacTCTGCTGGAATCATCTTCTATGTAGGCCGCCCGCACCATTGGGTAGTAATTCTGTGCATGTAAATAAGCATATCTCGTAATAACCGAAACGTatgatttatgaatattaaGTTTAAAGCAACCTTACGCGGGCGACTGTGTTGTTCACAAAGGTCTTATGTGTCCTTTTCATCATCTGATAGCCATTGTTATCAGTAAAAAGTGTTCTGTTATTCTTCAGACTCGTGCGGGTTCTGAACACGGTCTCTCTGTTCATCTCTAGGGGACCCACTTTATAACTCTGCTCTAGTCTGAAGCACGCCAGCCGACCCTTGAACCCTAGCGGCACTCTGGTGACCACAGAGTAGGTGTGCTTTTCGTCTTCTTCCTCTCTGCAGAGAGAACGCTCACACTTTCAGAAATGGGAACTATTGCTAAATTTATGGAGAAAATGTAATTGGTCGCAATGAAACAGGCATAGCACCAGCTTGAAAAAAGCATGTATTCTAAATtgctaacatttattttaaagctaacAACAACCCTAGAACCATAGATTCAGCATATCAAGAAAGCCTTTTTCTTTTACCTGTAGAAATACTGGCGTATCTCTGAGACTACCTTCCCCGGTACAATCTCCATGGCCACAGATTTGTAAGCAGGAATAGCTGAGCCGTTAGCAGTAAAGATGTAGTTGTCTGAGATCGGCCCAGAGTGGACATCCCCATTGGCTTCATACTCCCAGAAATCCTGCTGTACTCTAACTCTCATCTTTTCACGCCTGCAAAGTACAGACTAGATCAACTGAAAAGTTCCACTGGGTATATCTGTGGCAATCTGATGCACGATGGAGGAGAACTTGCCGATCTGTGATGCTGTGCAGAAGGTTTGTCTCTTGGTCAAacatcagtttgtagcactcGTTCAGCACCGGTAACAACTTCCTACCAGTCCTCTTCCACTGACTCACATTCTTCTTTTCAAACCTCACTACTCTGGCCGCATGAGCCGCCCCGCAGACAGATCCAGTGTCACAGGGGAGTTGTGGGAACTGCACAATGTACTTTCTGTACTGAAGTCCGCCTAGCTCAACAACGAAAAACAGATCGTAGGCGGTGGAAGACTCCATCGATTGTTGGATCTGCAGTTAATTATTGAGTCTGTTATTAACTGAAACGACGGATAACTGCATGTCAAGAcagaagaaatgttttgtaacctGAGAAGGTACTGCTTTTCCGTCATCGTCAAGCACAACTGCCATTGCATAtgccacagaaatattaatatatgttgaAACGTTCCAGGCAAGTGGGTTGTACACGATGACATGCTGTTCCAGAACATTTACGGAgtctgcaacaacaacaaaacctttATTAGACAATCTAGCCTTTAATCAACTACTAATGCTAACAATTACactgaaaatgtaaagaaatgcaCTTGGATTTCCAATATTGTCTATATTATCAATTActttaaaaagatttctaaaaatgaaaaacaagaacCAAGAGGCTAAAAGCATAAgccatatatataaaaaaacatactggtCTTTACTGTAGTAGATCTGGTTTGAGGTGTGTGATTGATGTCATTGGAAACGGTTTGTGGAAGCAAGAATATGGCTGCCAAGAGCTCCTCAGCTCCCATCATGCCTTGCATGAGATGTTCCATGTACATATCAGCAACTTTAGGGGACTCTGTCCCTGTGATGCCATCATGGTGCTGAACCTGGAGCAAATCAGATGAGATCAGGACCTGTCAATTTCTAGACATATACAATAACATGTTTTAGCAGGGTTAAGTTTAATTTGGACCTATGGGTTTGAATAATAAGAGAAAActaatgagaaaaaataaataaattatgaataacatttttcatcattggatctaatttaactgtaaattccATGCTGCCTAAAGTTGCTCAAAAGGAAATGGCAGCGACATAAATAGAGGTTTAAAACCAGGCACCTCTGAGACAGCCCAACGTAGGGTCTTGAGTTTGTCTAGAGCCCATTCTCTCTGAACTGGACCTTCTGGGAAGCTGATACGATATCTAGTGAAGAGAGACTCTGCTGCATACAGGAGGGAGCTCGCTCGTCGAGCTACTCCTTTCAGAACATTCCTGGACCCATAGAACCCCGTCCATGCCTGAAACGGTtctggaaaataaagaaaaagaccTTTCAGGaccatttgtttttcagaaatgcagAGACACACTGATGGACCTTATTGACATTTCTCAGAATCCTTGATAGCATTTCTAAAAGAGCgggaaaaatattaagaaatttcTTACACTGGCCAGAGGAGAGAAAAATATCTTATattacaaacactcacacagcaGTGTTAACTATTCTTCTGCAATTTAACGCATggtaataaaacacaaagtgtAGTATTAAAAATTggtaaaaacacataaaaactatAGAAATAGCTATAATAGCCAAATAATAAACCTGTTGAGTAAGGAAGGAAGTCTTGGTTTCCTCTCACATCCCAGGACAGATTTGTTTGGTGCACTGTCTGGAAGTAATCCTGTAGCGTGGCATATTGAACTGTAACTCCATACTTGTCACTGTGTGCGTTAATGTAGTTCATTAAAGCATCCATGTTTGTAAACTGCACTGAAGCATTGAAGAACTGCTTGTCACAACCCTGTAAATACAACACACCCTTGTAATACTGTATGAGTTAGTGAATGTATAAAAGAAATACTTATAAAAGGTTTAGCCTGGGGTACGATTGAGCTGAACTGACCCAAGGCCAGAGAACATGACTGGTTCTGAACCACTGGGCTCTTTGCTTGATGTTTTCCACCATGGTCTGTGCGTAAAGCTCTAAAGTTTCTTTGGTCACTGGCAGACTCATGTTGGGGTATACGCCATCTTTAGGAGGGTCCGGAAACAAGGCGACTCCATTCCAGTAAAACCCAGACCTGGGCACAATTACCATCAATATAACATCAAgtttacacattattttatataaaacaaaagtttgGGGATGGTAAgaattttttataaagaaaaaaaaatacttatgcttaccaagactactttttttactcaaaattgcaataaaaaaggatatgaaatattattaactttatttatgctaaaatctagttaatttatatatatatatatatatatatatatatatatatatatatatatatatatatatacacacacaatatatatatatatatatatatatatatatatatatatatatacatatatattaaaattaaattaaaacttactTGATTTTCATGctaaacaaaaatcacaattgaagtgttacaaaataataacaataataaaaataaagttactgGGTATCACCTGTTAGAGAAGGGGAGATACGATGGGGTGCAGTAACTGAACTGGtccattgtgtgtgtgaatatctCTTGTTTTTCCTTTAAAGATGGTGAACCCCTCCACACAAACTGCAATTTCTACAAATGCAGATGTTATATTATTACACATACCAACCATACTGTATTTAGTTCATGCACAGCTGCATTGTGATATGTTATACCAAACCAATGATGCAAAAGCACAACCTTGTTTTTCTGCATGTCATCTTTAAGGTCGTAGTCGATGCGTGAGATGAGGTGAGCATCAAACCCTGCAAGCGCAAAGAGGACCGGGGTGGTGGCTGATGCACCAAATGGATCAACATGCCATCCGAAACGTGGCCGAACACCAAAGGTCTCATACAAGAAGCCGTGTCCCTCTACAAGccaaaagaagagagagagagagcgggagatAAGAAGATCAACATATGTAACACTAGTAATGTGTAAATAGCACTAGATCTTTCAGCACCAGGTTTTATTTCTAAGGAGTGTTTCATGCTCACGCACCTGTGAGCTGAAGAATGGCATCATCTACATCTGTCACCGCTTCATCATGCATCACCTGACCCCCGATTATGAACTCCAGACGACCCTCATTTAGCAGCTGTCTTACCTGACATATAGAAAAACAAGTCACCTTAAACCTGCTTATTTTTGATCATTGAAGGCCATAAACCTCAAGCATGATCATACTTCCCAGAAACTGAAAAAGCAgctataatatacacacacacacatatacatatacacatatacatatacacatatacatatacacatatacatatatatacatatacatatatatatatatatatatatatatatatatatatatatatatacataaaattgtaaaaatgtgcaaaatataatttggaAATTATTTTTCACTACTTAGTACagtattgtaattattttatttatttgagtcttttttaaatctatttacatatttagctttttagacattttacatttttttccaagcaCCAGTTTGAAAATATCTGGCTTAAACaataatttaacttatttacCTTTATTACATAACAGCTAATATGATATCCGTAAGCCCTTACCTGTTTCTTGTGCCAATCTGTTGCCACATTCACCCACCAGAGTCGGAAAAACTCCTGTTCAACTGCGATGAATTTCCGGCCTTTGACTCGTGACAGCTCTTCAACTACACTGCTGTAGACATTGCTGGCGTACGCATGCATGCTCTCCTACAACAGAGAAGTACGACAGCGCTGTCGATGACAGTTCCGCTCGCGAAACATTATTAAGCGTCTGCGTTTTACCTGGACGGTGTACACCCAGCCAACATCCATATGACTGTGAGGAATGACGAGGGCTTCAATCCTCTCGGCTGCATCGTTTTCAGAGACTGTCATGAGCAGTAAACCgagaaaaagagataaaaacacCATTGTCGCTACAAGATCATCGAAACATTATAACCGGCGTTTCAAGAGTCTCATGACTGCGTGTGATCGTATGCGCATGCGCACTTTTACTTCCCATTTCATTCTCTGTTTCTAGCTTCTTCGAAAAAcctttttctatctatctatctatctatctatctatctatctatctatctatctatctatctatctatctatctatctatctaatctgtagtttgcatatttatttttgctcgtTTATAGCTAGCTtactattttatgtttattcatttgttgcTTCGAGGTggtttttatatcaaataaaagaatagtaaaaaacacttttcttagTGACTTTTTCCAAAGAGGtgctttgctgtgttttgttttgtattacgTGTAAACATAATTCAGGGtataaataatgctataaaatagatgacagatttgaaaaaaaaaatcccggGTCGTCTCCTGACCAGTAGGAGGCGCCCGAACACTCTGGACTGTGTTTATCACGCTTGCTCGGGTCCTGCTTTACATGTTAAAGATGGCCGGGCTTGATAATGATGGGGAGCAGAAAACAACAGACAAAGATGACTTGCAAGTGTTAAAGGTTTGAACTCACTGTTTCGTTTCCCTCCGCCTTTTGGTGAGGTTTAAATAAATAGGTATTGCAGCATCCGGACGATGTCGATGGTGTATAATGTACAGAACATATCTGCTGCAGCGCCTGTCACTATAACAACTGATACACTGCACTGTAACAACGGAGGAAAGGCAGGTTTTAGGACAAGCAGCGTCTAAATATCATTGATGAAACTCTGCGAACTGTATTCTGATCGTGTTATCCTAATGTGCTTTTCGTTATGCAAGAGACACTTAATGTActgtaaaactataataaatattcttCTTTAAACAGTATAAGAGGCtttcataatttttaatctCATGTTTGTTAACAGATACTATTATGGCACAGCTTTATTCTTATAGCTATAATTGTTTTCGCAGCAGTTAGGATACTGCTGAAATTTTGTAAGCGAAGGCAGCAGTGAAGTAGAAtctattttactttctttttcatgcaaatgcaaaaagagACCTCAGTCACCATTTGCTTTCATGTTATTAAAAAGGATGCAAAGCAAACACGTCCCGACTGGGGCTGTCATTCTGCCtaagatcttttttttgtgatgaaatgattaaatcatttatttttataactctGGCTTTAACACGTGCAGTCTTTTGGGGTTTTTGAGGGACTTCAAAGGTGCAGTTGTTTAATAATAGAACATTTCTTTCGCAGGAGCTGGTGAATGATCTGTACTCCTTCAGAGACCGTTACTTTGAGACGCACAGTGTTGAAGATGCTGGTAGGAAACAGAATGATGTTGCTCAAGAGATGGCAAAGACACTCAAGAGActggaagaaaaagaaggttGGGATTTCTTCGTTATTACGGCATAGAAATGTTAgcgtttaataaaatatgttctgACAATTTGATTTACATACACCAGAATCCTTTACTATCATCTTAGGACCATTGAGAGTATtggtattatattattattatcattatattatactttCAACAGATTTGTACAAACACAGCGCCCAGTTCTTGCTGCAACGAGGCCGGTGTCTGAACGTGGCTCCGGACTTCAGTCAGACTGCAGAGGAGTGTCTGTCCCGGGCTGTTAAACTGGAACCAGGTTTGGTTGAGGGCTGGAACACACT is drawn from Puntigrus tetrazona isolate hp1 chromosome 7, ASM1883169v1, whole genome shotgun sequence and contains these coding sequences:
- the man2b2 gene encoding epididymis-specific alpha-mannosidase, translated to MVFLSLFLGLLLMTVSENDAAERIEALVIPHSHMDVGWVYTVQESMHAYASNVYSSVVEELSRVKGRKFIAVEQEFFRLWWVNVATDWHKKQVRQLLNEGRLEFIIGGQVMHDEAVTDVDDAILQLTEGHGFLYETFGVRPRFGWHVDPFGASATTPVLFALAGFDAHLISRIDYDLKDDMQKNKKLQFVWRGSPSLKEKQEIFTHTMDQFSYCTPSYLPFSNRSGFYWNGVALFPDPPKDGVYPNMSLPVTKETLELYAQTMVENIKQRAQWFRTSHVLWPWGCDKQFFNASVQFTNMDALMNYINAHSDKYGVTVQYATLQDYFQTVHQTNLSWDVRGNQDFLPYSTEPFQAWTGFYGSRNVLKGVARRASSLLYAAESLFTRYRISFPEGPVQREWALDKLKTLRWAVSEVQHHDGITGTESPKVADMYMEHLMQGMMGAEELLAAIFLLPQTVSNDINHTPQTRSTTVKTNSVNVLEQHVIVYNPLAWNVSTYINISVAYAMAVVLDDDGKAVPSQIQQSMESSTAYDLFFVVELGGLQYRKYIVQFPQLPCDTGSVCGAAHAARVVRFEKKNVSQWKRTGRKLLPVLNECYKLMFDQETNLLHSITDRREKMRVRVQQDFWEYEANGDVHSGPISDNYIFTANGSAIPAYKSVAMEIVPGKVVSEIRQYFYREEEDEKHTYSVVTRVPLGFKGRLACFRLEQSYKVGPLEMNRETVFRTRTSLKNNRTLFTDNNGYQMMKRTHKTFVNNTVARNYYPMVRAAYIEDDSSRVVFLSERAHGVASLSQGQLEVMLHRRLWNNQEWNLGYNLTLNDSSVVRPVLWMMLGSPSALSSLYQQEALELQHRPVVMPIDQPQKQWNPRGFVQPVVLPQNLHMQTLSIPGWSYSPDHTQHLHSLNSGGETNSEMDFDRILLRITHLYEEGEDPVLSQPTVINLKEVMRGIGEVTQVQERSLTGTWIKSELKRWSWKTNESVLKGEQTDFFSSTTQDFNVTIYPKEIRTFFIYFK